The Anomaloglossus baeobatrachus isolate aAnoBae1 chromosome 5, aAnoBae1.hap1, whole genome shotgun sequence genome includes the window cccatcatcctgcccacctgtcagcgccggcttcagcgctaagagagatgggcgggaggatgggcatccatatgaaatgagcgggtccacgtggtcacggcaggtgctgctgcagcctgctcgtgcccccgatgacccgctccaccgcagcaccctcattccgcgCAGCTCTACATTCAGACTACAAGACGCATCCccactttccctcaacatttggggggaaaaatgcgtcttatagtccgaaaaatatggtaaatattgCTGTTTTGGTCACTACCACTTTATTCGGTGTCTATTGCTTGCACTTAATTGGGAATTTTTTGATTTGTAAGTTTACTACGGTGACTATTTGCGGAGTTTGTGATAATTGATAtataatctatttttttttatggtATTTACTGTACAGAATAAATAATGTGACCCTTATGTAACTCAGGTCGTCCTAgccatggcaataccaaatatgcgtacatttttttaaaaaaattcctttTACTACAAAAGCTGCATTCAAGTGGAAAATGAGCTTTCTTGGTTTTtgtgtaattatttttttaatttcactatAACCCCTGTAATTACGATCACAGGGGGAGGTATAGTGTTAAACAGGGTGGTTTTAACCCTCCTTTTTAAGGATTTAGATGCTGCTGTTGCAATTAACTGCAtcatataaggggttaattggTTTCAAAAACCGGTTGGGGCTGATGCCAAAGGGTGTCAGCTGTCATGTCATACACAGTTATTACTTGCGGGATTTTCTCCTGCTGGGGGTACTATAAACATAATCCTAAGTGCCACTTTTTCACAGTGCTGAAGATTATGGCACCCTAATGGCCGCAGTGAAAGGCGTattggcggtcgttaaggggttaatatcgtCTCTTAGTCCTTGCATTGATCTCTGCAGTTTGTATTACTGTCTTCTTCAACTAGTAAATTATATTAAAATTAATTTGTTTAAAAATGCAGCActctaaaaaaaaatgtatttttttgttcttggcagatgactgtgcgTCAGAGGGATATCTCACATTTACTAATGTTGAAGCAGCTGATAATGATATCacgtcataaatatatatatatatatatgaagatcaTGACATCATTCCAGATATACCATCAGTCCTTCACAAGAAAAATCTATCATTTATTCCTTATCAACAGGACCTATCTTCAGATTCATTACAGAATGTTAAGCAAAATGAAAATAACAAAAGGGATGCTGAACATCAAAAATATCATACGGGggaaaaaccattttcatgttcagaatgtgggaaacgttttaccCATAAAACAAGTCTCACTGTACATcatagaattcacacaggggaaaagccatttccatgttcagaatgtgagaaatgttttaataCCACAGGAGATCTTGTTAAACATAAAagcactcacacaggggagaagccattttcatgtttagaatgtggaaaatcttTTAGCATTAAATCACAACTTATTAAACATCAGACAatccacacagggg containing:
- the LOC142313062 gene encoding uncharacterized protein LOC142313062, translated to MNHDIIPDIPSVLHKKNLSFIPYQQDLSSDSLQNVKQNENNKRDAEHQKYHTGEKPFSCSECGKRFTHKTSLTVHHRIHTGEKPFPCSECEKCFNTTGDLVKHKSTHTGEKPFSCLECGKSFSIKSQLIKHQTIHTGEKPFSCSLCGKCFNRKGTRTAHHKIHTWEKPFSCQECGMNFTYKTSLVAYKKIHTGEKPFSCSECGQCFNRKASFPVHQRIHTGE